A portion of the Cryptomeria japonica chromosome 5, Sugi_1.0, whole genome shotgun sequence genome contains these proteins:
- the LOC131075531 gene encoding uncharacterized protein LOC131075531, which produces MEGTSNAKATSSVPKKPRTASFYRVIKVFSPLPYLAKARDFYIRSMTQCAGRANYSGLAAGALGVSTITLPKSFSTSSLTYDDEFGELVRAASQSNKSSPVAQEKEIPRSFSTNGAPSVGRIDEDSPCYFGGSFRKNAAQPDLRYPRARSCRPARISRVREEIVECA; this is translated from the coding sequence ATGGAAGGAACCAGCAATGCCAAAGCCACCAGCAGTGTTCCAAAAAAGCCCCGAACTGCATCATTTTACAGAGTAATAAAGGTTTTCTCCCCTCTTCCATACCTTGCCAAAGCCAGAGATTTCTATATCAGAAGCATGACTCAGTGTGCTGGGAGGGCTAATTACAGCGGCCTAGCTGCAGGGGCTCTCGGGGTTTCCACCATTACCCTGCCAAAAAGCTTCAGCACCTCCTCCCTTACATATGATGATGAATTTGGTGAGCTCGTTAGGGCTGCCTCACAGAGCAATAAATCATCTCCTGTGGCTCAAGAAAAGGAAATTCCCAGAAGTTTTAGTACCAATGGGGCACCTTCTGTGGGAAGGATTGATGAGGACAGTCCCTGCTATTTTGGTGGGTCTTTCAGAAAGAATGCTGCGCAACCAGATCTTCGTTACCCTCGTGCTCGAAGCTGTCGTCCTGCCCGAATTTCCCGTGTCAGGGAAGAAATTGTTGAGTGTGCGTGA